In Alteromonas macleodii, the sequence TAAATAATCAAAAGTTCGCGTGTGGAAGTAATAGCCGCCAATAACAAGAAGGACTGTGAATAAGCTTATCATACTTTGTATATTGAATTTGAATTCAGATAAGCTATTAGAAATTATCGCCGCCTTTTCATTTTTTATCTTTTCTTTATCTTTAGCAAGACGTGATTTTAACATTGATTTGAAATGATTGCGTGACTCTTTCCGCTTTGATTTTAAGTCCGTATAATAAAGGTTTTCTTCTGTTTTGTATTTTAATGAATATTTTATTAAATATTCTCTTGTGGATTCAGACTTGCTTCTATTGGCTTTCGAAAGCCAAAATAAATAAAACTGATCTTTTAAAAATTTATCTGTTTTAGCCCAGCTAATAACTGAGTGTGTGATATCGTCTAGGGGGAGTTTTTCTGTTTGGATCCCAGCCAAATATCTATATGTGTTTGAACATGTCTTTTCAGCGGTCTGGAAATCCAAATCAGGATAAAGGCTATCGCAAATCCAATTAACACGCTCTTGAGCTGCACTTAGAAATATTTTGTCTCTTTTATCATTCAAGAAACTTAACACTTAATTATTTCCTTATATTCGAAGCCTAGGTTTTCCTAAATTGAATTCAACTTTGACTTAAGTAATAACACTACCATCTACCGTAGACAATACAATGTTGGGTTGAAAAGCTACAAATTGTAAGTGCACACAAGCTATAACACACTTTTTATTCTACACGTTAACTGCAACTGCTATTTTCTACGCACATATATAACTTAGACGGCTTACGGCCAACTCCACTCTTTTCCAAAATGACTTTTCAAAAGCTCTTTTAGGTGAGGCATTTTTCTTAATCAGGTGAAGCCTCTACCTGAAAGTTAACCCTCAGGCAGAGACATTTATCGCGCGTTACTGGAAGAAGTAGCGGAACGTTGCGCCTACTGTGCGAGGCTGGTTCACCGTAAACCCAAGTCGAGCACGTCCACCGCGTTCTCTATCAAACGAAAGCTGTGCGTTTTCATCAAACAGGTTGTTGGCATATAGCAAGATTTCGTAGTCATCGTAGGTAAGACCAAAGCTCATATTCATTGTACCGTAGTCGTCTAGCAACAAATCTAACTCTGTTGTTTCTGTACCGGTTGCACCACCAAAGGCAAGCCCTGATGTGAAGGTGCCTGCGCCAGCAACTTGATCACTAGGTTGTGTAATGCGGTCGCCCACGTATTGATAAGAGCCTTGGAAGTAGGTGCTGTTTGACGAGAATAAAGGCTGCGCTAAATCATAGGTAAATGCGATAGCGAAGCTTTCTTCAGGTACTGAGGCCAAACGGTTGCCATCTTCAACGCCACCTAGCACCGCACCATCGCCGTCAACAACCGTTGAATCGAACTCAGCTTCGATAATGCTTCCGGTTAATGAGAAAAATAGCTGGTCGGTAAACTGACGTGTAAGTTCAAATTCAATACCTTGGGTATGGGCTTCAGGTACGTTAAATGACACCCGTGAAGAACAAGAACCCGCATCTAAGGTAACTTGAAGGTCTTCAATGTCGTTGTAGAAAGCTGACACGTTTGCTGTCCAGCCCCGTCCTGACGACTTCATGCCTATCTCATAGTTAGTGAGTTTTTCATCGTCATAGTCTTGGAATGAACCAAAGATGGCTTCGTCTTGGTCGGTACACAAGCTTCTATTTAGCGGGTCATTTACACCACCAAGTCTAAAGCCTTGCGATACTTGGGCATTTAAATTCACGTTTTCATTCAGGCTATACTGACCAATTACGCGTGATGTGAAGCCGTCTGACTCTGTCGAATCAGTTTGGTTGTCGCCGTTGGCAAACAAGCCGCCGGAAATAAATTGGCGCTCTTCTTCATAATCGTAAAAGCGAGAGCCCACGGTCATTTTGAAGTCATCGTTAACTTGATAGTTCACTTCACCAAACACAGCAAGCTGCTTTAGGTCATAAGGCAAGTAGGCGTTGTACGGCGAATCGGCCTCAAAGCCATTGGAAACCGCTGCCGACGTTCCTTCACCTAATGTAGCATCTGTAAACGCATCATAGCCGGGGGTAGGAAGTGACTGATCGTAAACGCGTTCAGTTGAAGAGTAGAAAGCGCCAACTAACCAGTCTAGTGCACCATCGTCATTAGACGCGGCGCGAAGCTCAAAGGTGTCTTGCTCTACTTCGGTTCTATCCAATAAGTTCGACGGTAATAATACGGCTTCATCCGGGAAACCTAAGTCGATACTCACCGAACCGGAGAGTGCGCTGGCATCACGGCTAACCAGTATATCTCGGTCGGTATAGCTATAAACAAAGGTAAAGTCGGCAACATCAGCTTGATATTCAGCGGTTATATCAGCTATCAAGGTTTCATCAGTAAACCCTTCCTCAAGCAAAAGATACTGTTCGCGCTCACCCAATTGAATAGCAGGGCGTGTCGTAGTGTAAGGGTTTGCAAACACGTTGTAGACTTCTTCCCTGTTAAACCCGTTCATCTCGAGCTCTTGGTAAATAAGTCGTGGCGTTATG encodes:
- a CDS encoding TonB-dependent receptor, translated to MFKIKKPSFRRSTLSVAVMGLLSSGAIAQDTQQADDDDFEQIIVTATKRAESIEDIPFSINAQTQRDFERSGAGNLEDVARNVASVSIQNLGPGQSQVSMRGVSAGQIVRDQPGVKEQVGVYLDESVISLSLFTPDLDLFDLNRIETLRGPQGTLFGSGSIGGTLRYITNQPELDTFEGKFEANLNSVTDGGVGGHVKGMVNVPISDTVAMRAVVYRTDYAGFIDALGENGAFREDVNDGDRTGGRVAFVIAPNDKLTITPRLIYQELEMNGFNREEVYNVFANPYTTTRPAIQLGEREQYLLLEEGFTDETLIADITAEYQADVADFTFVYSYTDRDILVSRDASALSGSVSIDLGFPDEAVLLPSNLLDRTEVEQDTFELRAASNDDGALDWLVGAFYSSTERVYDQSLPTPGYDAFTDATLGEGTSAAVSNGFEADSPYNAYLPYDLKQLAVFGEVNYQVNDDFKMTVGSRFYDYEEERQFISGGLFANGDNQTDSTESDGFTSRVIGQYSLNENVNLNAQVSQGFRLGGVNDPLNRSLCTDQDEAIFGSFQDYDDEKLTNYEIGMKSSGRGWTANVSAFYNDIEDLQVTLDAGSCSSRVSFNVPEAHTQGIEFELTRQFTDQLFFSLTGSIIEAEFDSTVVDGDGAVLGGVEDGNRLASVPEESFAIAFTYDLAQPLFSSNSTYFQGSYQYVGDRITQPSDQVAGAGTFTSGLAFGGATGTETTELDLLLDDYGTMNMSFGLTYDDYEILLYANNLFDENAQLSFDRERGGRARLGFTVNQPRTVGATFRYFFQ